The following proteins come from a genomic window of Candidatus Obscuribacter sp.:
- a CDS encoding HD domain-containing protein, which produces MNSPLVQKLAGVRDLRRILETTVKELGDQFSADACQIVLSNPLDQNITSICEYRTSGAPVNGGKSTTLPLVLQGRTFGSLTLSRAVDVSSDELNVMRVILGELGDIIRLAQINDVVQRDTFRDTFLVEIGNLMTYSLGIGDALFMVVNILGKALNVSRCLFICTDDQQAGWKCFEHWQQDKVQSLQHCFWPSSDSALVAQTLLTREPLKLFEGQQNSYVSPAQEELQLIGAKSLLGIALRSSVGTHGVVILQQCDYRRAWTKNEIDMVQNVADKVAEALLKLPAEKRAREPIMQLHQRIVSTPEQQAAASAIDVRRALKGALGQQAIPQYNRGGAAPAPAKPAAVPPPAPKPPQAQPASVPPPAPKPPQAAPAAPPPAASAPAPVAPMAVPAAPPAPAPAPAPAAATPAPVAPAPTPAPAPAPAAPAPSPVAPAPTPAPAPTAAPAPALSEAVRLQQVTGEIHLPEGHDPYADLDFGEIEEIEVEVPAAAPPAAPAPVAPAPVAPAAPAAPTISSVVSNGGKGKVDVDQDSTQDFPPGGTPQVAAASSSQWIGPSGETVAPPTAPAAETTNFAPDSAAAEPVAPAPAPAPAPVAEAPAPVAQNDAPVAAADTSAPAAATDTGAPAASSWGDLDSIPAPKSASTASPAAPAAWGNLDDIPTPAASGAPAPARAGLGGSMLGRARGATGGGGSLKTRLGQSAPPPSAPAPSAPAASAEPVPELDEAAAKQKLDAILATTNDISDYIFATPGLDARMLGRIDGWVSQIEAKDKYVPGHAKAVAEYAVAIAREVGLTGVEVDTIRQAALVHDLGKLGSAAQILQKPEADLSDTELLMVMNHPIDGAGLLESFPDLKHLSPIVRAHHEEYDGNGFPLGLKGDEIPFAARVIGLANRYHEMVGQKRNNTAPMDPIQAQKDVVEASGKMFDPTLVQGLIQALLTGKVPGKM; this is translated from the coding sequence ATGAACAGTCCATTGGTACAAAAATTGGCTGGAGTCCGGGATTTAAGACGAATCCTGGAGACGACTGTCAAAGAACTCGGGGATCAGTTTAGCGCTGATGCCTGCCAGATTGTATTGAGCAATCCTCTCGACCAAAATATCACTTCTATTTGTGAGTATCGGACCAGTGGAGCGCCCGTCAATGGCGGTAAGTCCACTACTTTGCCTCTTGTTTTGCAGGGCCGTACTTTTGGCTCGCTGACTCTCAGTCGTGCTGTCGATGTTAGCTCCGATGAGCTTAACGTGATGCGCGTCATTCTTGGCGAGCTGGGCGATATTATCCGACTCGCTCAAATCAATGATGTGGTTCAGCGCGATACTTTCCGCGACACATTTTTAGTAGAAATCGGTAACTTGATGACCTATTCCCTGGGGATAGGTGATGCGCTTTTTATGGTCGTCAACATCCTCGGCAAAGCACTCAATGTCAGCCGTTGTTTGTTTATTTGTACTGACGATCAGCAAGCTGGTTGGAAATGTTTTGAGCACTGGCAACAAGATAAAGTGCAGAGTTTGCAGCATTGCTTCTGGCCTTCCAGTGATTCGGCTCTTGTAGCTCAGACTCTATTGACTCGTGAACCCCTCAAATTATTTGAAGGTCAGCAAAACTCATACGTCTCACCAGCTCAAGAAGAGCTGCAATTGATTGGAGCTAAGTCTCTACTTGGTATAGCCCTGCGCAGCTCAGTCGGTACGCACGGCGTAGTGATTTTGCAGCAGTGCGATTATCGCCGTGCCTGGACTAAAAACGAAATCGACATGGTGCAAAATGTCGCTGATAAAGTAGCCGAAGCGCTACTCAAGCTCCCTGCCGAAAAGCGCGCCAGAGAGCCGATTATGCAGCTTCACCAGCGCATCGTCAGCACTCCGGAGCAACAGGCTGCTGCCTCAGCCATTGACGTAAGAAGAGCGCTTAAAGGCGCCCTGGGTCAACAAGCTATTCCTCAATATAACCGCGGCGGAGCTGCTCCGGCTCCAGCCAAACCAGCTGCAGTGCCGCCACCAGCGCCCAAGCCTCCACAAGCTCAACCAGCGTCAGTGCCACCGCCGGCGCCCAAGCCTCCACAAGCTGCACCAGCGGCGCCACCACCGGCTGCATCTGCTCCTGCCCCTGTTGCACCAATGGCGGTGCCTGCTGCACCTCCAGCACCTGCTCCTGCTCCTGCTCCGGCTGCAGCAACACCGGCTCCAGTTGCACCTGCTCCGACTCCAGCACCTGCACCAGCTCCGGCTGCACCGGCGCCATCTCCAGTCGCACCAGCGCCGACACCAGCACCTGCGCCTACTGCTGCTCCAGCACCCGCATTATCTGAGGCTGTACGTTTACAGCAGGTGACCGGGGAGATACATCTGCCCGAAGGACATGATCCTTATGCTGATCTAGATTTTGGTGAAATTGAAGAAATTGAAGTCGAAGTGCCCGCCGCTGCTCCTCCAGCTGCTCCTGCACCAGTCGCTCCTGCTCCTGTGGCACCGGCTGCGCCCGCGGCTCCTACGATTTCGTCCGTTGTATCTAATGGTGGCAAAGGCAAAGTCGACGTAGACCAGGACTCGACTCAGGACTTCCCTCCTGGTGGCACGCCCCAAGTTGCTGCTGCTTCTTCTTCTCAGTGGATCGGACCGTCTGGCGAAACTGTTGCACCGCCAACTGCGCCTGCTGCGGAGACTACCAACTTTGCTCCGGATAGTGCTGCTGCTGAGCCAGTTGCTCCAGCTCCCGCGCCAGCTCCCGCCCCAGTAGCTGAGGCTCCTGCTCCTGTGGCACAGAACGATGCTCCAGTCGCTGCCGCCGATACCAGCGCTCCAGCTGCTGCCACCGACACTGGTGCACCAGCTGCAAGTAGTTGGGGAGATCTCGATTCTATACCTGCTCCAAAGAGCGCATCTACAGCCAGTCCTGCCGCTCCAGCCGCCTGGGGTAACCTTGATGATATTCCGACTCCTGCAGCTAGTGGTGCTCCTGCCCCAGCTCGCGCTGGTCTCGGTGGTAGTATGCTTGGTCGCGCCCGTGGCGCTACCGGTGGTGGCGGCTCTCTCAAGACAAGACTGGGACAAAGTGCACCTCCGCCTTCAGCCCCGGCTCCATCTGCACCTGCTGCATCGGCAGAGCCAGTGCCTGAGCTAGACGAAGCTGCTGCTAAGCAAAAGCTGGATGCCATACTTGCCACCACAAATGATATCTCTGACTACATCTTTGCCACACCAGGACTTGATGCCCGGATGCTCGGACGTATTGATGGTTGGGTATCTCAAATCGAAGCCAAAGATAAGTATGTGCCAGGACACGCTAAGGCTGTCGCTGAATATGCTGTGGCCATTGCTCGCGAAGTAGGATTGACGGGTGTAGAAGTCGATACCATAAGACAAGCGGCCCTTGTTCATGACCTCGGTAAACTCGGCTCAGCTGCTCAGATATTGCAAAAGCCAGAAGCAGATCTCTCTGATACTGAGCTGCTTATGGTGATGAATCACCCTATCGATGGAGCTGGTTTGCTTGAGTCCTTCCCGGATTTAAAACACCTCTCTCCCATAGTGCGCGCGCACCATGAAGAATATGACGGCAATGGATTTCCTCTTGGACTCAAAGGTGATGAGATTCCATTTGCTGCCAGAGTAATTGGACTGGCCAATCGCTATCACGAAATGGTTGGTCAAAAGCGTAATAACACTGCACCAATGGATCCCATTCAAGCCCAAAAAGATGTAGTCGAAGCCAGCGGTAAAATGTTCGATCCCACACTTGTGCAGGGTCTGATTCAAGCTTTGCTGACTGGCAAAGTACCAGGCAAGATGTAG
- a CDS encoding DUF4350 domain-containing protein, producing MKQPDKEGNTATIEPPSANAPKPVSVKSTLSELPKGLLWQLGLLLLASGIITYTTMDSNQQMNKLLPETGVFTSSHNVKPSGLSGFYELCEKIFGHQKKVLRWEQPYRKLSGSPEMPKLMDKTRVIEKALPVHGTLILVRPDESLKDYAVESILDWVEAGNSLIYLDDFTFSFSRNLTKKLGINVTRLAPVLEDKLTDALDPMAFKNDKELAALYTHLRQIKVSAALSLTGGQPIAKVAGKTILTQKSWGKGTILIGSAPGMVSNKLIANTTCWSNFQLICNFLQKQDGDIIFEENCHGFTQGTSVWAYLFRGPTGYVLLQLLILMILAVAGSNKRFGAVKTVNKPRKIANTEYINGLANTYERARARKAALEIIYQNLHNKLSKAFGVSPHDPKERLLEEIRLHDNKIGNLQFDSHLVKDLEKCEQYLSGRELNDDNFKEAVAACDKISNQMTR from the coding sequence ATGAAGCAACCAGATAAAGAGGGCAACACTGCCACAATTGAGCCACCCAGCGCCAATGCTCCAAAACCAGTATCAGTTAAAAGTACTTTGAGCGAACTGCCCAAGGGTTTACTCTGGCAACTTGGTCTATTGCTCTTAGCTAGCGGCATAATTACCTATACCACCATGGACTCCAATCAGCAGATGAATAAGCTGCTACCCGAAACCGGCGTATTTACCTCCAGCCATAATGTCAAACCGAGCGGTTTGAGCGGCTTTTATGAACTATGCGAAAAGATATTTGGTCATCAAAAAAAAGTTTTGCGATGGGAGCAGCCCTACCGTAAACTGAGTGGTAGCCCGGAAATGCCCAAACTTATGGACAAAACACGGGTCATCGAAAAAGCGCTACCTGTGCACGGCACATTGATCCTGGTCAGACCCGATGAGTCGTTAAAAGACTATGCCGTAGAGTCAATCCTGGACTGGGTAGAGGCAGGCAACAGCCTGATTTATCTTGACGACTTCACTTTCAGCTTTAGCCGTAATTTGACCAAAAAGCTCGGTATCAATGTGACGCGACTGGCACCGGTTTTAGAAGACAAATTAACAGATGCACTAGATCCGATGGCATTTAAGAACGACAAAGAACTAGCTGCACTCTATACCCATCTGCGCCAAATAAAAGTGTCTGCCGCTCTCTCGCTTACAGGCGGACAGCCAATTGCCAAAGTAGCTGGCAAAACCATACTGACACAAAAATCCTGGGGTAAAGGCACCATTTTAATTGGCAGCGCACCGGGCATGGTGAGCAATAAACTTATTGCCAATACCACTTGCTGGAGCAACTTCCAACTAATTTGCAACTTTTTGCAAAAGCAAGATGGCGATATCATCTTTGAAGAAAACTGCCATGGTTTTACTCAGGGCACAAGCGTTTGGGCTTACCTGTTTAGAGGACCAACAGGCTATGTCCTGCTACAACTGCTTATCCTGATGATACTGGCTGTAGCCGGCTCAAATAAGCGCTTTGGCGCTGTAAAAACGGTCAACAAGCCCCGTAAAATAGCCAACACTGAATACATAAACGGACTTGCCAACACTTATGAGCGAGCCCGGGCGCGCAAGGCCGCACTCGAAATCATCTATCAAAATTTGCACAACAAACTCTCCAAAGCCTTTGGCGTCTCACCACATGATCCCAAAGAACGTTTACTGGAAGAAATCCGCCTGCACGACAACAAAATTGGCAATCTTCAATTTGACAGCCACTTGGTCAAAGATTTAGAAAAATGCGAACAATACTTGTCAGGAAGAGAGCTTAACGATGACAATTTCAAAGAAGCAGTGGCCGCTTGCGATAAGATATCCAATCAAATGACGCGATAA
- a CDS encoding MoxR family ATPase, with the protein MQQPAVEVSEELAFTRATFTRLKDALNSTIVGQEMVIDQLLTAILADGHVLLEGVPGTAKTLLVKTIANLVGADFGRIQLTPDMLPSDIVGTSVYDLNTRTFAMRKGPIFTSLLLADEINRTPPKTQSALLEAMEERQVTLDGHTEKLSDLFLVVATQNPVEFEGTYPLPEAQLDRFMLKVLIGYPGRDAEKLMLQNWQEGKYRRFTEPLQAVTTADEILACRQELLKVKVEDSVMNYLIELVQKSRSVSDLQLGASPRAALAWLGAAKAHAAIEGRDFVTPDNIKFMAEPVLRHRLILNAEAELDGVTVAQVVANILRQVAVPR; encoded by the coding sequence ATGCAACAACCAGCAGTCGAAGTTAGCGAAGAACTGGCTTTTACACGAGCGACTTTTACCAGACTAAAGGACGCCCTCAATAGCACTATTGTCGGACAGGAAATGGTCATTGACCAGCTGCTTACAGCAATTCTCGCTGATGGTCACGTCCTTTTGGAAGGAGTGCCGGGCACGGCGAAGACCCTCCTGGTCAAAACAATTGCCAACCTTGTCGGCGCAGATTTTGGGCGCATCCAGCTCACTCCAGACATGCTGCCCAGTGACATCGTTGGCACCAGCGTCTATGACCTCAATACCCGGACTTTTGCCATGCGCAAAGGGCCAATCTTTACTTCGCTACTGCTGGCCGACGAAATTAACCGCACACCACCTAAGACACAGTCGGCTCTATTGGAAGCAATGGAAGAAAGACAGGTAACACTAGACGGTCACACCGAAAAGTTGTCTGATTTATTTTTGGTGGTAGCTACTCAAAACCCGGTGGAATTTGAAGGCACCTATCCGCTGCCAGAAGCACAACTGGACCGCTTTATGCTCAAGGTACTAATTGGTTATCCAGGCCGCGATGCCGAAAAGCTAATGCTGCAAAACTGGCAAGAGGGCAAATATCGTCGTTTTACTGAGCCACTACAGGCAGTGACAACAGCAGATGAAATCCTTGCTTGCCGTCAAGAACTGCTTAAAGTAAAAGTCGAAGATAGTGTGATGAACTATCTAATAGAGCTTGTGCAAAAATCGCGCTCAGTGTCAGACCTGCAACTGGGCGCCAGCCCGCGTGCAGCACTGGCCTGGCTGGGTGCAGCCAAGGCTCACGCCGCTATCGAGGGCAGAGACTTTGTTACTCCCGACAATATCAAATTTATGGCTGAGCCAGTATTGAGACATCGATTGATACTCAATGCAGAGGCTGAATTGGATGGCGTTACAGTGGCGCAGGTAGTGGCAAATATTTTGAGACAAGTAGCAGTACCGAGATGA
- a CDS encoding DUF58 domain-containing protein: MIASQRFYVLALLAIIPLAASAWYPGLAKVGLTLDLLILFAVIIDWQLTPRANLLSAERFVDDRLSIGRDNTVKLAIHYKGAVKINALIKDDNPQTIVSDTELMAVTLEPGTTVTVEYKLSPNRRGLFKFGNINIRFASRLGLLTIERKIAYPQEIKVFSDLKALQDLSVRLSHSSELGDLRQRKRGQGTDFASLREYSVGDDSKAIDWRATARRDRPVIRTYEAEQEQRLLILIDAGRMMVSDLEGLSRFDRALNAALCLALTGLCHKDQVGIGIFADKPLLYLPPKRGKSYMHRILEASFAIEPRMVEPDYAGILSYFASAQKGRSLMAVLTDLTDPTGSQALLTGLANLAPRHLPFCITLKDRQVQKLANTKIESGTSGNRDQAKAELYQIYQKAVAQDLTNQRELALSVLTRRGCLILDAAPQELSDKLVDKYLEVKSRGKL; this comes from the coding sequence ATGATCGCAAGCCAGAGATTTTATGTGCTGGCACTACTGGCCATCATCCCGTTGGCGGCTTCCGCCTGGTATCCGGGGCTGGCAAAAGTAGGGCTGACACTAGATCTCCTCATCCTCTTTGCTGTGATAATCGACTGGCAACTGACGCCGCGCGCCAACCTTTTAAGCGCAGAACGTTTTGTCGATGACCGCTTATCAATCGGGCGAGACAATACTGTCAAACTGGCGATACATTATAAAGGCGCAGTAAAAATAAATGCCCTCATAAAAGACGACAATCCCCAGACTATCGTCTCCGATACTGAGCTGATGGCGGTCACTCTGGAGCCGGGCACAACAGTGACTGTCGAGTACAAACTCAGCCCCAACAGGCGTGGTTTATTTAAGTTTGGCAACATCAACATACGCTTTGCCAGCCGCCTGGGATTACTCACAATCGAGCGTAAGATTGCTTATCCACAAGAAATAAAAGTCTTTAGCGATCTAAAAGCACTGCAAGATCTCTCTGTACGGCTCTCACACTCATCCGAGCTGGGCGATTTGCGTCAACGCAAACGTGGTCAAGGCACTGACTTTGCTTCTTTGCGAGAGTACTCGGTAGGCGATGATAGCAAGGCTATCGACTGGCGTGCCACCGCCCGTAGAGACCGTCCTGTGATACGCACCTACGAGGCCGAACAAGAGCAGCGCCTGCTAATCTTAATTGATGCTGGTCGTATGATGGTATCAGACCTGGAAGGACTGAGCCGCTTTGACAGAGCCCTAAACGCTGCGCTGTGCCTGGCTCTTACTGGACTTTGCCACAAAGACCAGGTAGGCATCGGCATCTTTGCTGACAAGCCTCTACTGTATCTACCACCCAAGCGTGGCAAGTCTTATATGCACCGCATCCTGGAAGCAAGCTTTGCCATCGAACCACGCATGGTCGAACCCGATTACGCTGGCATTTTGTCTTATTTTGCCTCGGCCCAAAAGGGTCGCTCACTGATGGCGGTGCTCACCGACCTGACCGATCCGACTGGCTCTCAAGCCTTGCTCACGGGCCTCGCCAACCTGGCACCAAGACATTTGCCATTTTGTATCACCCTCAAAGATCGCCAGGTGCAAAAGCTGGCAAATACAAAAATAGAAAGCGGCACAAGCGGCAACAGGGACCAAGCCAAAGCCGAGCTTTATCAAATCTATCAAAAGGCAGTAGCACAGGACTTGACCAATCAAAGAGAGCTAGCCCTCTCTGTCTTGACCAGACGCGGCTGCCTTATACTGGATGCAGCTCCCCAGGAGCTCTCCGATAAACTGGTCGACAAATATTTAGAAGTCAAATCACGAGGAAAGCTTTAA